A single Curtobacterium sp. MCSS17_015 DNA region contains:
- a CDS encoding phosphotransferase → MAGSQFTLAALATTAVPGLVLTGTRTLGSVAAGDYESAVVRDDEGRSSAIRRPRNQRAEARQSADLVAIRALSAGIRTRLPFAVPEYRGQAPIGSTRAILTSYVEGEHPALRDLTDRPELATSVGRAVAALHVLPTSFVTDAGLPSLTPFEVLRSAVSVMDRAVATKLVPAALQERWEGAARDQQLWQFTPTVVHGSLGVDSLLVQGDEVTGVLGWGELRLGDPAKDLAWVLAGRRAAFDTVLSAYTAGGGGRDRQLGQRARVHHELETAQWLLHGVQVKSTEVVDDAVAMMHRLAEAVHAPTAAPLQAVSPETMEIGEVEQLLSSTERRHG, encoded by the coding sequence ATGGCGGGATCGCAGTTCACTCTAGCCGCGTTGGCGACGACGGCCGTGCCCGGGCTCGTCCTGACCGGGACGCGCACGCTCGGCTCGGTGGCCGCCGGTGACTACGAGTCGGCGGTCGTCCGCGACGACGAGGGCCGGAGCTCGGCCATCCGCCGACCCCGGAACCAGCGCGCCGAGGCGCGTCAGTCCGCCGACCTCGTCGCGATCCGGGCCCTCAGCGCCGGGATCCGCACGCGCCTCCCGTTCGCCGTCCCGGAGTACCGCGGTCAGGCGCCGATCGGCTCGACCCGCGCGATCCTGACCTCGTACGTCGAGGGTGAGCACCCCGCGCTCCGTGACCTGACCGACCGCCCGGAGCTGGCCACCAGCGTCGGTCGTGCGGTCGCCGCACTCCACGTCCTGCCGACGAGCTTCGTCACGGACGCCGGCCTGCCCTCGTTGACGCCCTTCGAGGTGCTCCGCTCCGCCGTGTCCGTGATGGACCGCGCCGTCGCGACGAAGCTCGTGCCGGCCGCGCTCCAGGAGCGCTGGGAGGGTGCCGCCCGCGACCAGCAGCTCTGGCAGTTCACCCCCACCGTCGTGCACGGCTCGCTCGGCGTCGACTCGCTGCTCGTGCAGGGCGACGAGGTCACCGGTGTGCTCGGCTGGGGCGAACTCCGCCTCGGCGACCCGGCGAAGGACCTCGCCTGGGTGCTCGCCGGCCGTCGTGCGGCCTTCGACACCGTCCTCAGCGCCTACACCGCCGGTGGCGGCGGCCGTGACCGCCAGCTCGGCCAGCGCGCCCGCGTGCACCACGAACTCGAGACCGCGCAGTGGCTCCTGCACGGCGTGCAGGTGAAGAGCACCGAGGTCGTCGACGACGCGGTCGCGATGATGCACCGCCTTGCCGAAGCGGTGCACGCCCCCACCGCCGCTCCCCTGCAGGCGGTGTCGCCGGAGACCATGGAGATCGGCGAGGTCGAGCAGCTCCTGTCCTCCACCGAACGCCGGCACGGCTGA
- the nudC gene encoding NAD(+) diphosphatase has translation MTVEFAARLPLARNELDRDAEYRSTPDLDRVLRDDPATRFLPVHGGAMLRNGDGTLRFVDAGQVPDDATLLYLGRAIADAADAPAGTRFVAALVDDDAAARIEPDTAAWENLRMFGTELSARDQGLAVEAVAMANWHAVHGFSPRTGSATESTVGGWVRRDPEGHQHFPRTDAAVIVGITDGQDRILLGSNAAWDANRYSLLAGFVEPGESLEDAVRREVFEEAGVAIEEPEYLGSQPWPFPASLMVGFRARAVDGDPSTARPDGVEIIDVRWFSRDEIREHAGDTVLLPGRTSIARVIIEEWYGGPLDLP, from the coding sequence GTGACCGTGGAGTTCGCCGCCCGGCTGCCGCTCGCCCGCAACGAGCTCGACCGCGACGCGGAGTACCGGTCGACGCCGGACCTCGACCGCGTGCTGCGCGACGACCCGGCGACCCGGTTCCTGCCCGTCCACGGTGGTGCGATGCTCCGGAACGGCGACGGCACGCTCCGCTTCGTCGACGCCGGGCAGGTGCCCGACGACGCCACGCTGCTCTACCTCGGACGGGCGATCGCCGACGCCGCGGACGCTCCGGCCGGCACCCGCTTCGTCGCCGCGCTCGTCGACGACGACGCCGCTGCCCGCATCGAACCGGACACCGCGGCGTGGGAGAACCTCCGCATGTTCGGCACCGAACTGTCCGCCCGCGACCAGGGGCTCGCGGTCGAGGCCGTCGCGATGGCGAACTGGCACGCCGTGCACGGGTTCTCGCCGCGGACCGGCTCGGCGACCGAGTCGACCGTCGGCGGGTGGGTCCGCCGCGACCCCGAGGGCCACCAGCACTTCCCGCGCACCGACGCGGCGGTCATCGTCGGCATCACGGACGGCCAGGACCGCATCCTGCTCGGCTCGAACGCCGCGTGGGACGCGAACCGCTACTCGCTCCTCGCCGGGTTCGTCGAGCCGGGGGAGTCCCTCGAGGACGCCGTCCGACGCGAGGTCTTCGAGGAGGCCGGTGTCGCGATCGAGGAGCCCGAGTACCTCGGGTCGCAGCCGTGGCCGTTCCCGGCGTCCCTGATGGTCGGGTTCCGCGCCCGTGCCGTCGACGGCGACCCCTCCACCGCGCGTCCGGACGGCGTGGAGATCATCGACGTCCGCTGGTTCTCGCGCGACGAGATCCGCGAGCACGCCGGTGACACCGTCCTGCTGCCCGGCCGGACCTCGATCGCCCGCGTCATCATCGAGGAGTGGTACGGCGGGCCGCTCGATCTGCCGTGA
- a CDS encoding ATP-dependent helicase, with product MTGAPGAVDPATPSPDALLAALDAEQRTVARTLLGPVAVLAGAGTGKTRAITHRIAYGVATGTYSPNHVLALTFTTRAAGELRSRLRALGAGAVQARTFHAAAMSQLGYFWPDTVGGHAPGLVESKGRMIAHAADTIGLRVDTPTLRDLAGEVEWRKVQRLTYDEYESAATGRTMPRDTSPSRVVDLMRAYERLKDDRRQMDFEDVLLATLGMVESEPRVASYVRQQYRFFVVDEYQDVSPVQHDLLRAWLGGRDDLCVVGDASQTIYSFTGASSRYLLGFGSEFPRASVLRLERNYRSTREVVHAANALMRGQPGALDLVAQQAESGPDPTVLACAHDGDEAATITRRITELVDGGAAYGDCAVLFRVGAQSAAIESALGRNGIPYRVQGGKRFFDRPEVKLAVHHMRGEAVRQTDDELLRRVELVLQISGWTRTAPEGTGAVREQWEALQAIMQLAEAAPAGTTMQQFTADLVDRAATHHEPELDAVTLATLHSSKGLEWPHVVLAGVAEGLLPISYATTDEGIDEERRLFYVGITRARRSLTMTWSAQGSTRGGARVASRFLAALGTHTADAERPAGP from the coding sequence GTGACCGGCGCACCCGGCGCCGTCGACCCGGCGACCCCGTCGCCCGACGCCCTGCTCGCCGCGCTCGACGCCGAGCAGCGGACGGTCGCCCGGACGCTCCTCGGTCCGGTCGCCGTCCTGGCCGGCGCGGGGACCGGCAAGACCCGTGCGATCACGCACCGCATCGCCTACGGCGTCGCGACCGGCACCTACTCGCCGAACCACGTCCTCGCGCTGACCTTCACCACCCGGGCGGCCGGTGAGCTGCGGTCCCGGCTGCGTGCCCTCGGCGCCGGCGCGGTGCAGGCCAGGACGTTCCACGCCGCGGCGATGTCCCAGCTGGGGTACTTCTGGCCGGACACCGTCGGCGGGCACGCCCCGGGGCTGGTGGAGTCCAAGGGCCGGATGATCGCGCACGCCGCGGACACCATCGGCCTGCGGGTCGACACCCCGACGCTGCGCGACCTGGCGGGCGAGGTCGAGTGGCGGAAGGTGCAGCGCCTGACCTACGACGAGTACGAGTCCGCTGCGACCGGACGGACGATGCCGCGCGACACCTCGCCGTCCCGGGTGGTCGACCTCATGCGCGCGTACGAGCGGCTGAAGGACGACCGTCGGCAGATGGACTTCGAGGACGTGCTCCTCGCGACCCTCGGCATGGTCGAGTCCGAGCCCCGGGTGGCCTCGTACGTGCGGCAGCAGTACCGGTTCTTCGTGGTGGACGAGTACCAGGACGTCTCGCCCGTGCAGCACGACCTGCTCCGCGCCTGGCTCGGCGGCCGGGACGACCTGTGCGTGGTCGGCGACGCCAGCCAGACGATCTACTCGTTCACCGGCGCGTCCAGCCGCTACCTGCTCGGGTTCGGCTCCGAGTTCCCGCGCGCGTCGGTGCTCCGGCTCGAACGCAACTACCGCTCGACGCGCGAGGTCGTGCACGCCGCCAACGCCCTGATGCGCGGGCAGCCGGGCGCGCTCGACCTCGTCGCGCAGCAGGCCGAGTCGGGTCCGGACCCGACCGTGCTGGCGTGCGCGCACGACGGTGACGAGGCCGCCACGATCACCAGGCGGATCACGGAACTCGTCGACGGCGGAGCCGCGTACGGCGACTGCGCCGTGCTGTTCCGGGTCGGCGCGCAGTCCGCTGCGATCGAGTCGGCGCTCGGCCGCAACGGGATCCCGTACCGGGTGCAGGGCGGCAAGCGCTTCTTCGACCGACCCGAGGTCAAGCTCGCCGTCCACCACATGCGCGGGGAGGCGGTCCGGCAGACGGACGACGAGCTCCTGCGCCGGGTGGAGCTCGTGTTGCAGATCAGCGGCTGGACCCGCACCGCTCCGGAGGGCACCGGCGCCGTCCGCGAGCAGTGGGAGGCGCTGCAGGCGATCATGCAGCTCGCCGAGGCCGCGCCGGCCGGGACGACCATGCAGCAGTTCACGGCCGACCTGGTCGACCGTGCCGCGACCCACCACGAGCCGGAACTCGACGCCGTCACCCTCGCGACGCTGCACTCGTCGAAGGGCCTGGAGTGGCCGCACGTGGTGCTGGCCGGCGTCGCCGAGGGGCTGCTCCCGATCTCGTACGCGACGACCGACGAGGGCATCGACGAGGAACGACGGCTGTTCTACGTCGGCATCACCCGTGCCCGTCGTTCCCTGACCATGACGTGGTCCGCGCAGGGCTCCACACGGGGCGGGGCCCGGGTGGCGAGCCGGTTCCTGGCAGCCCTCGGCACGCACACCGCGGATGCGGAGCGACCCGCCGGACCGTGA
- a CDS encoding zinc-dependent metalloprotease — protein MPDEPQPGPDDDFQEMLRKLLSGEGQIDPSQLAGAAGLPNDPAFVANLMSQLQRAAQNGGDGIDFTVTAERAAAIAREGEQPLDPATAQAAAQAFQVAALWLDEVTTVAELTSTPSVYTREQWAKATAPVWSQIAEPVASSIATALTEAIDQRAPEELKLMLGDVSKAMRGVGGALFAIQLGQVVGQLAKEVVSGGDVGVPLLDEQVAALVPQNVAEFADGLDVPADEVRIYLAVRELAHARLFRSARWLRLHIISSITEYAKGVHIPFDRVEESLSGIDPTDQEQLRDALASGALIPPRTPEQDAALARLETMLALVEGWVDTVTAAATARLPRSGAIAEMVRRRRAAGGPAESAFATLVGLELRPRRLREAAAMWQRVTDELGAGERDALWAAFDLVPGSDDIDAPEALVARLRDPSQTPEDDAFDRALEDLLNDATDDRPHEDEDGGIDGPGSGPTDGSADGGPGDGGPADGGPRH, from the coding sequence ATGCCTGATGAACCGCAGCCGGGGCCGGACGACGACTTCCAGGAGATGCTCCGCAAGCTCCTCTCCGGCGAGGGCCAGATCGACCCGTCGCAGCTCGCCGGCGCCGCCGGCCTGCCGAACGACCCGGCCTTCGTCGCGAACCTGATGAGCCAGCTCCAGCGGGCCGCGCAGAACGGCGGCGACGGCATCGACTTCACCGTGACGGCCGAGCGCGCCGCCGCGATCGCCCGCGAGGGTGAACAGCCGCTCGACCCCGCCACCGCCCAGGCCGCAGCGCAGGCCTTCCAGGTCGCCGCACTCTGGCTCGACGAGGTGACGACCGTCGCGGAGCTCACCTCGACGCCGAGCGTCTACACCCGCGAGCAGTGGGCGAAGGCGACGGCACCCGTGTGGTCGCAGATCGCCGAGCCCGTCGCGTCGAGCATCGCGACCGCCCTCACCGAGGCGATCGACCAGCGCGCGCCCGAGGAGCTGAAGCTCATGCTCGGCGACGTCTCGAAGGCCATGCGCGGGGTCGGTGGCGCGCTCTTCGCGATCCAGCTCGGCCAGGTCGTCGGACAGCTCGCGAAGGAGGTCGTGTCCGGCGGTGACGTCGGCGTGCCGCTCCTCGACGAGCAGGTCGCCGCGCTCGTGCCGCAGAACGTCGCCGAGTTCGCCGACGGCCTGGACGTCCCCGCCGACGAGGTCCGGATCTACCTGGCCGTCCGCGAGCTCGCACACGCCCGGCTGTTCCGCTCGGCTCGCTGGCTGCGTCTGCACATCATCTCGTCGATCACGGAGTACGCGAAGGGCGTCCACATCCCGTTCGACCGCGTCGAGGAGTCGCTGTCCGGGATCGACCCGACCGACCAGGAGCAGTTGCGCGACGCACTGGCCTCCGGAGCGCTCATCCCGCCGCGGACGCCGGAGCAGGACGCCGCCCTCGCCCGACTCGAGACGATGCTCGCGCTCGTCGAGGGCTGGGTCGACACCGTCACTGCCGCCGCGACCGCCCGACTCCCCCGCTCCGGTGCGATCGCCGAGATGGTCCGGCGTCGCCGTGCCGCCGGCGGCCCCGCCGAGTCCGCCTTCGCGACACTGGTCGGCCTCGAGCTGCGGCCGCGTCGTCTGCGCGAGGCGGCGGCGATGTGGCAGCGGGTCACCGACGAGCTCGGCGCCGGGGAGCGCGACGCGCTCTGGGCCGCGTTCGACCTGGTGCCCGGCTCCGACGACATCGACGCCCCGGAGGCCCTGGTCGCCCGACTCCGCGACCCGTCGCAGACGCCGGAGGACGACGCGTTCGACCGCGCGCTCGAGGACCTGCTCAACGACGCGACGGACGACCGCCCGCACGAGGACGAGGACGGCGGCATCGACGGCCCCGGCAGTGGCCCGACGGACGGGTCCGCCGACGGTGGTCCTGGCGACGGCGGCCCGGCCGACGGCGGTCCGCGGCACTAG
- a CDS encoding S16 family serine protease: protein MTLFAPAPRRRSRSRTIGWAFVIGALVLAVVASLLPSPYVIEMPGPVFNTIGTQRQGTGEDAKDVELIQIDGHRTYPTSGALDMLTVSVQGTATERPPWTSVIRALFTKSQAVVPASAIYPPGRTTEQVNEQDAADMTNSQQSAVAAALVEQGFEIPSELEVGTVQEGSPADGVIRTGDIVTAFDGTSLTTNSDATALRELVARHGTGSPATVTVERDGATRELSVTPRSEQGTALLGVGVVERYDFPFEVDIELQDVGGPSAGMMFALGIIDEITPGELNGGKHVAGTGTITAAGDVGPIGGIRQKLYGAQAAGATVFLAPQENCDEVVGHVPDGLDVYAVSTLDQAVTDLETLAAGRSTAGLERCTA from the coding sequence GTGACCCTCTTCGCCCCCGCCCCACGCCGTCGCTCGCGATCACGGACCATCGGCTGGGCCTTCGTCATCGGCGCCCTCGTGCTGGCGGTCGTCGCGAGCCTGCTGCCGAGCCCCTACGTGATCGAGATGCCCGGTCCGGTGTTCAACACGATCGGCACGCAGCGGCAGGGGACGGGCGAGGACGCGAAGGACGTCGAGCTCATCCAGATCGACGGGCACCGCACCTACCCGACCTCCGGTGCGCTCGACATGCTCACCGTCAGCGTGCAGGGCACGGCGACGGAGCGGCCGCCGTGGACGAGTGTCATCCGGGCCCTGTTCACGAAGTCGCAGGCCGTGGTGCCCGCCAGTGCGATCTACCCGCCGGGGCGCACGACCGAGCAGGTGAACGAGCAGGACGCCGCCGACATGACGAACTCGCAGCAGTCCGCCGTCGCCGCGGCCCTCGTCGAGCAGGGGTTCGAGATCCCGAGCGAGCTCGAGGTCGGCACCGTGCAGGAGGGGTCGCCCGCCGACGGGGTCATCCGCACCGGGGACATCGTCACGGCGTTCGACGGCACCTCGCTCACGACGAACTCCGACGCCACGGCCCTCCGGGAACTCGTCGCGCGGCACGGCACCGGCTCGCCCGCCACGGTCACGGTCGAGCGCGACGGAGCCACCAGGGAGCTCTCGGTCACCCCCCGGTCCGAGCAGGGCACAGCGCTCCTCGGCGTCGGCGTGGTCGAGCGCTACGACTTCCCCTTCGAGGTCGACATCGAGCTGCAGGACGTCGGCGGACCCTCGGCCGGCATGATGTTCGCCCTCGGGATCATCGACGAGATCACGCCGGGCGAGCTGAACGGCGGCAAGCACGTCGCGGGCACCGGCACGATCACCGCCGCAGGCGACGTCGGCCCGATCGGCGGCATCCGACAGAAGCTCTACGGGGCCCAGGCCGCGGGCGCGACCGTGTTCCTCGCGCCACAGGAGAACTGCGACGAGGTCGTCGGGCACGTTCCGGACGGACTCGACGTGTACGCGGTCTCGACCCTCGACCAGGCGGTGACGGACCTCGAGACGCTCGCGGCGGGCCGGAGCACGGCCGGTCTCGAGCGCTGCACGGCCTGA
- a CDS encoding UPF0182 family protein, with protein sequence MTNTSSTAGRRSPRVPIVVTIIVLAALVIGFFIFASLYTDYAWFAQLGFERVLTTRWLAGTAMFVAGFLGMAIPVWVSIALAFRFRPVYAKLNSQLDRYQQVIEPLRRVVMLGIPAVLGVFAGLATAPRWSMVLEYFNRTPFGKTDPQFGLDIGFYVFELPFWRALVAYSSAVVLIAGLAALAATYLYGAIRFGGRDVRISKAARIQLAVTAGLYIALQAASLWLDQYAALTKDNSLITGAQYTEVNATIPGREIMAGIAAIVAILFIVTAVIGRWRVSIIGTGLLLVSAIVIGGIYPWIVQRLQVAPSERSFESAFIQRNIDATRDAYNVADVQEQDYDATTTATTGALSEDAQTTANIRIIDPKIVADTYSQLQQYRQYYKFPDQLDVDRYQVDGKTEDTVLAVRDIDLDGLGASATQYNRTFVYTHGYGVVAAYGNQRATDGKPVFIESGIPSGDALGKYQPRVYFGENSPAYSIVGAPEGTKDVELDYPSGSDDNDGNATTTYAADGGPTIGNFFNRLVYAAKFQSEQILLSNAVNADSQILYDRDPVQRVQKVAPYLKLDSDAYPAIVDNRIQWVVDGYTTSNAYPYSQSQSMTDSINGTDSGSFRTDQVNYIRNSVKATVDAYTGKVTLYAWDTKDPVLKTWQKVFPTSLEPVSAMSADLLAHVRYPTDLFKVQRSILGTYHVTNANSFYSGDDAWTTPVDPTSTSTSAGDADSAGTTTGTNANTTNALGTQTTATDPDQQDPYYLTMKVPGAGTAYSLYSTYIPKQNSSSNARNVLTGYLAVGSDASGAGEGKKGEGYGKLTLLTIPKTDSIPGPSQVQNLFNSDPTVSQELNILKRGNSTVKQGNLLTLPVGGGFLYVQPVYVQSTSSGSYPLLQKVLVAFGDKIAFEDTLDQALDELFGGNSGAAAGDSEAAAGTPDSGTDDDGSDTSTGGSSTGGATGGATGGSSAGSASPDLQQALSEADEALRAREQAYADNDLVAAAEADKRLQEAIEAAIAAQGGSGSDG encoded by the coding sequence GTGACGAACACCTCGTCCACCGCGGGACGGCGCTCGCCGCGTGTCCCGATCGTGGTCACGATCATCGTGCTGGCCGCACTGGTGATCGGCTTCTTCATCTTCGCCAGCCTGTACACCGACTACGCGTGGTTCGCGCAGCTCGGGTTCGAGCGCGTCCTGACCACCCGGTGGCTCGCCGGGACGGCCATGTTCGTCGCCGGCTTCCTGGGCATGGCGATCCCGGTCTGGGTGAGCATCGCGCTCGCCTTCCGGTTCCGTCCGGTCTACGCGAAGCTCAACTCGCAGCTCGACCGGTACCAGCAGGTCATCGAGCCGCTCCGTCGCGTCGTGATGCTCGGCATCCCCGCGGTCCTCGGCGTCTTCGCCGGGCTCGCCACGGCACCGCGCTGGAGCATGGTCCTCGAGTACTTCAACCGCACGCCGTTCGGCAAGACCGACCCGCAGTTCGGGCTCGACATCGGGTTCTACGTCTTCGAGCTGCCGTTCTGGCGCGCCCTCGTGGCCTACTCGTCGGCGGTCGTGCTCATCGCCGGCCTCGCGGCCCTGGCCGCGACCTACCTGTACGGCGCGATCCGGTTCGGCGGGCGCGACGTCCGCATCTCGAAGGCCGCGCGCATCCAGCTCGCCGTCACGGCCGGGCTGTACATCGCCCTGCAGGCCGCCAGTCTCTGGCTCGACCAGTACGCGGCGCTCACCAAGGACAACTCGCTCATCACCGGTGCCCAGTACACCGAGGTGAACGCCACCATCCCGGGCCGCGAGATCATGGCCGGCATCGCGGCGATCGTGGCGATCCTGTTCATCGTGACGGCGGTCATCGGCCGTTGGCGCGTGTCCATCATCGGCACCGGCCTGCTCCTGGTGTCCGCCATCGTCATCGGCGGCATCTACCCGTGGATCGTCCAGCGCCTGCAGGTCGCCCCGAGCGAGCGGTCGTTCGAGTCCGCCTTCATCCAGCGGAACATCGACGCCACGCGCGACGCCTACAACGTGGCCGACGTGCAGGAGCAGGACTACGACGCCACCACCACGGCGACGACCGGCGCGCTGTCCGAGGACGCCCAGACCACCGCGAACATCCGCATCATCGACCCGAAGATCGTCGCGGACACGTACAGCCAGCTCCAGCAGTACCGGCAGTACTACAAGTTCCCGGACCAGCTCGACGTCGACCGGTACCAGGTGGACGGCAAGACCGAGGACACCGTGCTGGCAGTGCGCGACATCGACCTCGACGGGCTCGGCGCCTCGGCCACGCAGTACAACCGGACCTTCGTCTACACGCACGGCTACGGCGTCGTCGCGGCCTACGGCAACCAGCGCGCGACCGACGGCAAGCCGGTGTTCATCGAGTCGGGCATCCCGTCCGGTGACGCCCTGGGCAAGTACCAGCCGCGCGTGTACTTCGGCGAGAACTCGCCGGCGTACTCGATCGTCGGTGCGCCCGAGGGCACGAAGGACGTCGAACTCGACTACCCGTCGGGCTCGGACGACAACGACGGCAACGCCACCACGACGTACGCGGCGGACGGCGGCCCCACCATCGGGAACTTCTTCAACCGCCTGGTCTACGCGGCGAAGTTCCAGTCCGAGCAGATCCTGCTGTCGAACGCCGTGAACGCCGACTCGCAGATCCTGTACGACCGCGACCCGGTGCAGCGTGTCCAGAAGGTCGCCCCGTACCTGAAGCTCGACAGCGACGCCTACCCGGCGATCGTCGACAACCGCATCCAGTGGGTCGTCGACGGCTACACGACGAGCAACGCGTACCCGTACTCGCAGAGCCAGAGCATGACGGACAGCATCAACGGCACCGACTCCGGCAGCTTCCGGACCGACCAGGTGAACTACATCCGGAACTCGGTCAAGGCCACGGTCGACGCGTACACGGGCAAGGTCACGCTCTACGCCTGGGACACGAAGGACCCGGTGCTGAAGACGTGGCAGAAGGTCTTCCCGACCTCGCTCGAGCCGGTCTCCGCGATGAGCGCCGACCTGCTGGCCCACGTCCGCTACCCGACCGACCTGTTCAAGGTCCAGCGGAGCATCCTCGGCACCTACCACGTCACCAACGCCAACTCGTTCTACTCGGGCGACGACGCGTGGACGACGCCGGTCGACCCGACCTCGACCTCGACCAGCGCGGGGGACGCCGACTCGGCGGGCACGACCACCGGGACGAACGCGAACACCACGAACGCGCTCGGGACGCAGACCACCGCCACCGACCCGGACCAGCAGGACCCGTACTACCTGACGATGAAGGTGCCGGGCGCGGGCACGGCGTACTCGCTGTACAGCACCTACATCCCGAAGCAGAACTCGTCGTCGAACGCGCGGAACGTGCTGACGGGGTACCTGGCCGTCGGTTCGGACGCCAGCGGGGCCGGCGAGGGCAAGAAGGGCGAGGGCTACGGCAAGCTCACGCTGCTGACAATCCCGAAGACCGACAGCATCCCCGGCCCGTCGCAGGTGCAGAACCTGTTCAACTCGGACCCGACCGTCTCGCAGGAGCTCAACATCCTCAAGCGCGGCAACAGCACCGTCAAGCAGGGCAACCTGCTGACGCTGCCGGTCGGCGGTGGGTTCCTCTACGTGCAGCCGGTGTACGTGCAGTCGACGTCGAGCGGGTCGTACCCGCTGCTGCAGAAGGTGCTCGTGGCGTTCGGCGACAAGATCGCCTTCGAGGACACCCTCGACCAGGCGCTCGACGAGCTCTTCGGCGGCAACTCCGGGGCTGCCGCGGGTGACTCCGAGGCCGCCGCGGGCACGCCGGACTCCGGGACGGACGACGACGGTTCGGACACGTCGACGGGCGGCAGCTCGACCGGCGGGGCCACGGGCGGCGCGACCGGCGGCTCGTCCGCCGGCAGCGCGAGCCCGGACCTGCAGCAGGCGCTGTCCGAGGCCGACGAGGCGCTCCGGGCTCGTGAGCAGGCGTACGCCGACAACGACCTGGTCGCCGCGGCCGAGGCCGACAAGCGACTGCAGGAGGCCATCGAGGCCGCCATCGCAGCGCAGGGCGGTAGCGGCTCCGACGGCTGA
- a CDS encoding carbon-nitrogen hydrolase family protein, producing MTTLTIASAQFAPVDDTAANLETVRAAAVDAVARGAQLLVTPEYTSYFTPEIDDRFVAAAEPLDGPFVTGLRRIARSTGVALVVGVAEAGETPDRFRNTLVAVAPDGSLLSTYRKVHLYDAFGSRESDRIEPGDPAQLPVIEVGGVRVGLETCYDLRFPEVTRRLAGAEDGAADVVVLPAEWVRGPGKEHHWRTLLTARAIENTVWVVGVGQAPPTGIGGSVALDPSGTAVAALGAEPGLLVVTVDTAVTRRVRGVNPSLSLRRYAVVPRD from the coding sequence GTGACGACACTGACCATCGCCTCGGCGCAGTTCGCTCCGGTCGACGACACCGCGGCCAACCTCGAGACCGTCCGGGCAGCCGCGGTGGACGCCGTGGCCCGGGGCGCCCAGCTGCTGGTCACGCCCGAGTACACGTCGTACTTCACCCCGGAGATCGACGACCGCTTCGTCGCAGCCGCCGAACCGCTCGACGGTCCGTTCGTCACCGGGCTCCGGCGCATCGCCCGCAGCACCGGGGTCGCACTCGTCGTCGGCGTCGCCGAGGCGGGGGAGACACCCGACCGGTTCCGGAACACCCTCGTGGCCGTCGCTCCCGACGGCTCACTCTTGAGCACGTACCGGAAGGTGCACCTCTACGACGCCTTCGGCTCGCGCGAGTCCGACCGCATCGAGCCGGGCGACCCGGCACAGCTGCCCGTCATCGAGGTCGGCGGCGTCCGGGTCGGACTCGAGACCTGCTACGACCTGCGGTTCCCGGAGGTCACCCGCCGCCTGGCCGGAGCCGAGGACGGTGCTGCGGACGTCGTCGTCCTCCCGGCCGAGTGGGTGCGCGGTCCGGGCAAGGAGCACCACTGGCGGACGCTGTTGACCGCTCGGGCGATCGAGAACACCGTCTGGGTGGTCGGCGTCGGGCAGGCACCGCCGACCGGGATCGGCGGCTCGGTGGCGCTCGACCCGAGCGGCACGGCGGTGGCAGCACTCGGTGCGGAGCCCGGCCTGCTCGTCGTGACCGTCGACACTGCCGTCACGCGCCGGGTGCGCGGGGTGAACCCGTCGCTGTCGCTGCGTCGCTACGCGGTCGTTCCCCGCGACTGA